TTAGCTGAACAACCAATCCGTGAAGGACACTCAATTCTCTACCTAGGTGTAGCAACAGGAACAACTGCAAGCCATGTCTCAGATATTGTGGGTCCAACAGGTAGAATATTTAGTGTAGAGTTTGCACCCCGTGTTATGAGAGAATTTGTTCTAGTGGCAGATGTTCGTAAAAACCTGTATCCCATACTAGGCGATGCTAGAAAACCAAAGGAATACAGACACTTGGTGGAAATAGTTGATGGAATATATGCAGATATTGCACAACCAGAGCAAGCCGCTATAGTAGCCGATAATGCTGATTATTTCCTTAAAGATAACGGGTATCTATTGTTAGCTATAAAAGCTAGAAGCATAGATGTAACAAAGGAACCCAGCGAGATATATAGGAGAGAAATAAATACCCTAAAAGAACGCGGATTCGAAATAATAGACGTAGTTCACTTGGAACCATATGATAAAGACCATGCAATGGTATATGCAAGATATAATCGGAAATAAAACTATTTAATGGTTTTAAATACTTTTTTAAATAGATATTCCTGCCCTGTCATTAGAAGGGGATCTATGAATATGCAGAGGAAAGTGCTTGAAGAAATTCTCGATAATATTTTGAGGAATTTAAAGAAAGCTGGTTTCGTAGTTGAAAATATAAATTATCCAGAAAATAAACGTTCAATAGATATTATAGGATTATACAACAACTCCCACATTATGATCAAAGTAACCATCGATGCAACACATGTATCCGATATAGAAGTGAGCGATTTGAAAAAAGCATCACAAGCATATAATGCGTCCTCAATAGTAGTTTCTAGGAAATATAGAAAGAAGGAAATAGATCCTGAAGTGGTATATCGGAGAAAAGGTATAAATGTTGTCAACGAGGAATTGCTGGAAAAATACATTATCAAAAATGAAAAACCATTAATATATGAGGCTCAAGGAAACTTTTTGGTAAGAATAAATCCACAGAAATTCCGAGAAAAACGATTAGAATTAGGTCTAAGCTTAGGCGAGCTAGCCGATAAAATAGGCGTAACACGTAAAGCTATCTATAATTATGAACATGGTAAAATAAGTGTAACAGTAAATACCGCTGTAAAAATAGCTGAAATCATGGGAATGGATGTTTTTGAGCCTGTTGACCTGTTTAAACCCGAAAAAATAGAGATTAAGGAAGAATTTTCTCCGAGAAATAAAATAGAAGAACTACTATATAGAGCATGTAATCTTAAAGGATTAAAACTATATAAGCTATTGAGAACACCCATAGACTATGTCTTAAAAGGAGCCAGGAACACAGTATCTGTAATAAACTATAGAAAAGACCCTGAAAAAATAAGGGTAAAAATTGAAGAAGCCACAAGAATAGCTAGGATAACAGGATCGAAAGAAATGATTATTCGCGGCTTAGACGATGTAAAGGAAATAAAGAAATATTTGGAGGAAACCCTATTCTAACGGGATAGATTATGAAGAATTACATCATAACAGGTAGACCCGGCATCGGTAAATCTACTCTTTTCAATAATATAATTAATACTCTTAAGAAGTCAGGCATCATTGTCGGAGGAATAAAAAGCCCCGAAGTCAGGGATTCTAAGGGTATTAGGATAGGTTTTAAAATAATTGATTTAATGAGCAATGAGGAAGGCTGGTTAGCTAGAAGAAATCATTACTCGACAATTAAAGTCGGCAAATATGGAATAGTATTAGAAGAATCTAGTCGAATCATAAGAGAAGCACTTAGAAAAGCACTGGAAAAAGCAGATGTTATTGGAATAGATGAAATAGGGCCAATGGAACTTAAAATAAATGTTTTCAGAACTATGCTTGAACAAGTCCTCGGCTCTAATAAGCCGAAAATATTGGTTATACATTATAGATTACGTGATCGCTCAATACTTGACAAGATCTATAAGGTAGAAAACGAAAAATATATCCTAACAGAACATAACAGGGACTTATTAAATAAAGTACTTCCCCGGAAAATTCTTATGGAAATTAAGGAAATTACTAACAAAAAATAAATAATTTTGAAAGGTGTAAATATTGAACTTAGATATTCTTGCTTGGGAAGAAATAATATCTGAGGGAACCGCAAAAATAATCATCCCGAAAAGGGAACTGTTTAA
This is a stretch of genomic DNA from Staphylothermus hellenicus DSM 12710. It encodes these proteins:
- a CDS encoding fibrillarin-like rRNA/tRNA 2'-O-methyltransferase, which gives rise to MSQVVNIRPHEKYYGVYIVELEDGSIKLATKNLVPGHRVYGERLYRWGGEEYREWNLYRSKLAGALANGLAEQPIREGHSILYLGVATGTTASHVSDIVGPTGRIFSVEFAPRVMREFVLVADVRKNLYPILGDARKPKEYRHLVEIVDGIYADIAQPEQAAIVADNADYFLKDNGYLLLAIKARSIDVTKEPSEIYRREINTLKERGFEIIDVVHLEPYDKDHAMVYARYNRK
- a CDS encoding transcriptional regulator — protein: MQRKVLEEILDNILRNLKKAGFVVENINYPENKRSIDIIGLYNNSHIMIKVTIDATHVSDIEVSDLKKASQAYNASSIVVSRKYRKKEIDPEVVYRRKGINVVNEELLEKYIIKNEKPLIYEAQGNFLVRINPQKFREKRLELGLSLGELADKIGVTRKAIYNYEHGKISVTVNTAVKIAEIMGMDVFEPVDLFKPEKIEIKEEFSPRNKIEELLYRACNLKGLKLYKLLRTPIDYVLKGARNTVSVINYRKDPEKIRVKIEEATRIARITGSKEMIIRGLDDVKEIKKYLEETLF
- a CDS encoding NTPase, encoding MKNYIITGRPGIGKSTLFNNIINTLKKSGIIVGGIKSPEVRDSKGIRIGFKIIDLMSNEEGWLARRNHYSTIKVGKYGIVLEESSRIIREALRKALEKADVIGIDEIGPMELKINVFRTMLEQVLGSNKPKILVIHYRLRDRSILDKIYKVENEKYILTEHNRDLLNKVLPRKILMEIKEITNKK